GCTTCCGGCAAAGCAAAAGGGAGGGCCCGCAGGCCCCCCCTCCACGATGCACGGCACGGATGATCCGTCCCCGCATCCTCTCCGCCGGACACACGAAGCGGAGAAATATCTTCCTGCCCTCCAGATGGCGGATGCCGCCCTCTTCGTTTCCTTCCCGCGTCCCGTTCGGAAGGAATGGCCTGGGGCCGCCGGCGGCGCCCCTGCCATGCGCAGGACGCGTCCCCGCCCGCACGGACACGGGGCGTGACGGTGCACGGGCTCCCTTCCCCGTCCTTCCGCGCCTTCCTGCTAGCCCACGGAGGCGTGCGCCTCGGCCAGGCTGGCTTCCTCTTCGCGGCCCAGAGCGCGCAGGGCCCGGGCCAGCACCTGCCAGCCTTCGGGCGTGTCGCGCAGGCCCACGCTCTTGCGGGCCAGCAGCTCGGCCATGGCCGGATCCTCGTCACCGTCCAGATACAGGCGGGCCAGCAAAAGCATGGCCGCCGCATCGAACGGATTGCGCAGCAGGGTATCGTGCAGCAGCTCGCGGGCCTCGCCGCCATGCCGCTGCCGGGCCGCGAGCCGGGCCAGATAGCGCCGGGCGAGGCTGGGCCGCTGTTCCCCGGCCTGCTCCGACTGCCTGTCCTCGATGGCGGCGGCCAGCTCGTAGAAGCGCCGGGCCTCGTTGCGGCGCCCGCCTTCCTCGCACAGCTGCCCCAGACGCAGATGGGCATAGACATGCTCCGGGGCGTCCTTGATGCATTCCCGGTAATAGCGGGCCGCGGAACGGCGCTCGCCCAGCTGCTGGCAGACCGTGCCCAGATTGTAATGGGTCTGGGCGATGCGCGCCTGGCGTTCCGGTCCGGCATCGCCCTTGTAGCGCAGGGCCTCCAGAAAGTGGCGCCGGGCCTCGTGATACCGGCCCAGGGCGGCCATGCAGACGCCCAGGGAATTGCGGGCCAGCACGTTTTCCGCATCGGCCAGCAGGGCCAGCTTGTATTCGTCGATGGCGCCGAAGACGTCCCCCAGCGCATAGCGGCGGTCCGCGCTGATGTTCAGGGCCAGGGAGTTGCACAGGCCCGCGCGCGGCGGGGGCAGCAGCTGGGCGTACTCCAGGGCCTTGAGGGCGCAGTCGGGCATCTCGCCCTTGCGGTAATGCAGGAAGGGATAGCCGGCAAGACCGGCCGAGACCGGCAGCCCGGCCGCTTCCAGGCGGGCGCACAGGGCCGTGTAGTGGGGCAGCAGGGCCTCGGCACTGCTGTCCGCATGGAAGAAGATCAGGGCATTGCTGCCGTACAGCCCGGCCAGAGGCTCTCCGGCGCACAGTTCGGGGATCTGCCGCCAGGCCGCGAGGCATTCGCCCAGGGCCGCTTCCTGCCGTGCGTCATGCGGGACATCCACCCGCACGATGGCCAGCACGAAACGCCCCGTGCGCTCTTTCTCCTGGGCGAAAAGATGCAAAAAATCCCCATGACCGTAGATGCCCGCGCAGGCGCCGTCCTCCAGCGCCGGGATGCGGGCGCGCCCTTCCCGCACGCTCCCGGCGGCGGGGGCCCCGTCCGGCTCCGTATCCGCCGCGGCGCTTCCTTCCTGCCCGGGCGTGCCGGGCACATCGGCGGCAGCGGCCCTGCCGCCCGGCGCATGAGGGAAAGCGGCAAGGGAGGGCACTTCCAGCAGGCTGAGCCTGTCACCGGCTTCCAGCGGCGCCGTGGCATCGGCCAGATGCACGGTCTCGGCCACGGAATGGAATTCCCGCACCTGCAGCAGCACCACTTCGCCCTTGTACGGATTGCCGGCCCCGTCCTGTCCCGAAGGGCCCCACACAGCGAAGCGCATGCCTTCCCGGGCCTTGGCCTGGGCCCCCAGGCCCACACGCACCCGACCCTGGGGCAGGGCCCGGAGCACGGTGCCGCCGTCCTGGAGGATGCGGGCAAAGGGCATGACGCGCGGCGCCCCGGGCTGGGAGGTCATGCGGGCCGCGAGCCGGGCGCGCTCCATGAGCATGCGGGCCTGCTCGAACATGGGCAGACGCAGTTCCGCGCCTTCCATGTCCTGCGGGTACACGGCATGACCGGCACTCAGGCGGGGACGTATGGTCCTGCCCGTCAGGGGCGCGGGCAGGGCGGCACCGGCCATGCGGGCCAGGGCGGCCTCGGCCGTCTTCTGGCAGGCGCTGCGGCCGCTCACCGAGGGCAGCAGCAGGGCCATGCCGAAGCGTCCCACGCGCGCGGCCACCACATCCGACGGCAGCTCCTCCCGCAGGGCTTCGGCCGCGCGGCGCATGAGCTCATCGGCGAAACGGAAGCCCATGCGGCCCACGATCTCGCGCCCGTTGGAAAAATGCAGCAGCACCAGGCCCATGCACAGCCGGTGCAGGGGCGAGTGTTCGCCGTCCCCCCGGGAAGGGTCCGCGAAGAGCTCGCGCACCCGGGCGGCCTCGTCTTCCATGGCGCCGTAGAGCACGTTCTCCGTGGCCAGGCCGGTCACGGCATCCACGCGCGTGGCCTTGACCCGGGCCAGCAGCTCCAGGCAAAGGCCGGCGATGGCGGGCAGCTGCGGCAGCAGGGCACGGGCATCCCGCACCTTGACGCCGTGCAGCATGAGCACGCCCAGCAGGCTCCCCTGCCGGTACAGGGGCAGGAGCAGGCGGCGTTCGCGCGGCAGCAGTTCCGGCTGGCGCGGCGCATGGGCGGTGGGGAAATACAGGGCATGGTGCGAACACTGGATGAACTTGCCCAGTTCCTGCATCAGGAGGGCGTCCATGTCCATGAGGTCCCTGCGGGTCAGGTCACAGGCGGAAGGAGCGGTATTCATGCCGCCAGTGTAGTTGTCCCCCTCCGTATTGTCTAGAAAAAATCAAGAAATGATGCCCGGGACATACCGCCCGGAGCGGGCTTGCCCCCCGCTCCCTCCTGCGCTACCAAGAAGAAAACCCCATCTCGCAAAAGGAAGGATCCCATGCCGTATTCCGTCTATCCTCTGGGGCCGCTGGAGACCAACAGCTATCTCGTCCACAAGGACGGTCAGGCCGTGGTCATCGATGCCGGCGGCGACCCCGCCCCCATCCTGCACGACCTGCGCGCCAAGGGCCTGACGCTGGCCGCCATCTGCCTCACGCACCGCCACTTCGACCATATGTACGGCGTGGCCACGCTGGTGAAAGAGACCGGCGCCCCGGTCTACTCCCCCGTCCACGATGCCTGCCTGATCGGCACGGAATCCTCCGACGGCGGCATCTGGGGCTTCCCGCCGGTGCCCGCCTTCGAGAGCCGTGACCTGCCCACGGGACAACAGGTCTTCGGCGGCATGGCCTGCACCGTGCTGGACACTCCCGGCCACACCCCCGGCGGTGTCTCCTACTACTTCCCGGACGAAAAGGCCGTCTTCACCGGCGACGCCCTCTTCTACCGTTCCCTGGGCCGCACGGACTTCCCCGGCGGCGATCACGACACCCTGCTGCGCTCCATCCGCAAGGTGCTCTTCGCCCTGCCGGAAGAAACGGCCGTCCTGCCCGGTCACGGCCCGGCCACCAGCATCGGCAACGAACGCCGCAACAACCCCTTCTGCGGGGACTTCGTCTGATGCGCATCCTTTCCCTGCTGGGCAGCCCCCGCGCCAACGGCACCACCCACACCGTGGCCCGCCTCATCGCCGGAGGGCTGTCCTGCGGCGGGGCGGTGGAGGAGATCGCCCTGCGGGAAAAGCACATCCGCCCCTGCCGGGGCTGCCAGAGCTGTGCCGCCGCGCCCCATGCCTGCCCGCTGGCACGGACGGACGATGCCGAGGCCGTCTTTGCGGCCATCGCCGCCGCGGACGTGGTCCTGTGGACATCGCCCGTCTATTTCTATGGCCTGCCCGCCCAGGCCAAGGCCCTGGTGGACCGCTCCCAGCGCATCTGGGCCGGGGTCGAGGCGGGCCGTCCCGCCGGGAAGGGACCCCTGGTGCTGGCGGCCCTGGCGGCGGCCCGTCCGCGCGGGGAGCAGCTCTTCACCGGCAGCCTGCTGGGCCTGAAATACTTTTTCGCCAGTTTCGGCGCCCGGATGGCGGATACCCGCACCCTGCGGGGCCTGTCCTGTCCCGGGGACCTGCTCTCCCGTCCCGACCTGTGCGCCGGTCTTGAGCGCTGGGGCCGGGACTGGGCCGCCCGCCTGGCGGAGGCCCGCCCGTGATGCCCGCCGGGCAGGATGCCGCCGGGGAGAGGGACCGGGACGCGTCGCCGCGGCGGCCCTTCCCCCTGATACGGCTGGCCCGGCTGCTGGGATTCACCGAGCACCGCTGCCCGGTCTGCGGCACGCCCGTGGACGCTGCCGGAAAGGATCTCTCCGGCCCGGAGGCCGGGATGCTGGCCCACGGGCTCTGCCCCGCCTGCGCCCGGGCCCTGCGCCCTTCCGGCGGGGGGCGCTGCCGGGCCTGCGGACTGCCCCTGCCCTGGCCCGCCGCCGGACAGCCGCTGCTGTGCGGGGACTGTCTGGCCTCGCCGCCGCCCTGGCAGGGACTGGCGCTGCACGGCCAGTACCGCGGGGCCCTGCGCCGGCTCATCCTGCGTTTCAAGCACGGCGGCAGGCCGTCCCTGGCCTTCCTGCTGGCCGGTCTGCTGCTGGATGCCGCGTCCTGTCTGCCCCTGCCCGACGCTGTGCTGGGCATCCCCCAGCATAAGGACCACCTGCGCCGGCGCGGCTACAACCAGGCACACGAGCTGGCCGTGGCGCTGGGGCTTATGCTCTCCCTCCCCGTCCGTCCCGGCCTGCTGCGGCGGCCGGCGGCCGTCCCGCACCAGACAGGGCTCACGGCCTCCCGGCGACGGCGCAACGCCGCCGGGACGTTCCGGGCCGACGGTGTCCGGGGGCTGCGCCTGTGGCTGGTGGACGACATCATCACCACCGGCAGCACCCTGCGGGCCGCCGGTGAAGAGCTGCGCCGTGCCGGGGCCGCGCGCGTGGACGTGCTGGCCCTGGCGCGCACGCCCCTGCCCTGAGCCCCCGGAAATGACGCATGACAAAAACGGGGAAAATTGCTACATCTTCCCTGTATTACCCATAAAATAAGGATTGAAGCATGTCACTGCCACGTGCCGCCCTGCTGGGCTGTATGCTGTCCCTGGCCGTCTCCCTGACCGTCCCCGCCCCGGCCCGCGCCGAAGTCACCCTGCTCATCCCCAGCCGTACCGTCATCGACGCTCCCGCCGCGAAGAAAGGAGCGGAAGGCCAGGCCGTCAAAGCGCCCGCCGCCAAGGAGGCCCGGAACGGGGAGAGCGGCACGGAAGCCCCCGCCGCGGCCGTCCCCGCGGACGGCGAGGACAAGGCCCAGGCGGCTGCCCAGCCCGCCCCGCCGCCGCTCGATGAGGAAGTGGACATGCTCATCAGCCTGATGCGTCCCCGGGAACATGCCGCCCAGCCCCTGGAGATGCCCCAGCTCTTCGCCGTGCTGCGGCATGATGCCGGGACACGCTTCGTCAACGGGACGCCCCAGCCCGAACGCCGCGACCTGCTGGGCGACATGGAAGAGAGCCTGTACCTGGATACCAGGGCCTGGGGCGCCAATGTGGCCATCGACCGGCCCGGCCTCTACCAGTTCATCACCGAGACCCGCCCGCGCCT
This is a stretch of genomic DNA from Desulfovibrio piger. It encodes these proteins:
- a CDS encoding MBL fold metallo-hydrolase; translated protein: MPYSVYPLGPLETNSYLVHKDGQAVVIDAGGDPAPILHDLRAKGLTLAAICLTHRHFDHMYGVATLVKETGAPVYSPVHDACLIGTESSDGGIWGFPPVPAFESRDLPTGQQVFGGMACTVLDTPGHTPGGVSYYFPDEKAVFTGDALFYRSLGRTDFPGGDHDTLLRSIRKVLFALPEETAVLPGHGPATSIGNERRNNPFCGDFV
- a CDS encoding ComF family protein, coding for MPAGQDAAGERDRDASPRRPFPLIRLARLLGFTEHRCPVCGTPVDAAGKDLSGPEAGMLAHGLCPACARALRPSGGGRCRACGLPLPWPAAGQPLLCGDCLASPPPWQGLALHGQYRGALRRLILRFKHGGRPSLAFLLAGLLLDAASCLPLPDAVLGIPQHKDHLRRRGYNQAHELAVALGLMLSLPVRPGLLRRPAAVPHQTGLTASRRRRNAAGTFRADGVRGLRLWLVDDIITTGSTLRAAGEELRRAGAARVDVLALARTPLP
- a CDS encoding tetratricopeptide repeat protein, which gives rise to MNTAPSACDLTRRDLMDMDALLMQELGKFIQCSHHALYFPTAHAPRQPELLPRERRLLLPLYRQGSLLGVLMLHGVKVRDARALLPQLPAIAGLCLELLARVKATRVDAVTGLATENVLYGAMEDEAARVRELFADPSRGDGEHSPLHRLCMGLVLLHFSNGREIVGRMGFRFADELMRRAAEALREELPSDVVAARVGRFGMALLLPSVSGRSACQKTAEAALARMAGAALPAPLTGRTIRPRLSAGHAVYPQDMEGAELRLPMFEQARMLMERARLAARMTSQPGAPRVMPFARILQDGGTVLRALPQGRVRVGLGAQAKAREGMRFAVWGPSGQDGAGNPYKGEVVLLQVREFHSVAETVHLADATAPLEAGDRLSLLEVPSLAAFPHAPGGRAAAADVPGTPGQEGSAAADTEPDGAPAAGSVREGRARIPALEDGACAGIYGHGDFLHLFAQEKERTGRFVLAIVRVDVPHDARQEAALGECLAAWRQIPELCAGEPLAGLYGSNALIFFHADSSAEALLPHYTALCARLEAAGLPVSAGLAGYPFLHYRKGEMPDCALKALEYAQLLPPPRAGLCNSLALNISADRRYALGDVFGAIDEYKLALLADAENVLARNSLGVCMAALGRYHEARRHFLEALRYKGDAGPERQARIAQTHYNLGTVCQQLGERRSAARYYRECIKDAPEHVYAHLRLGQLCEEGGRRNEARRFYELAAAIEDRQSEQAGEQRPSLARRYLARLAARQRHGGEARELLHDTLLRNPFDAAAMLLLARLYLDGDEDPAMAELLARKSVGLRDTPEGWQVLARALRALGREEEASLAEAHASVG
- a CDS encoding flavodoxin family protein, with protein sequence MRILSLLGSPRANGTTHTVARLIAGGLSCGGAVEEIALREKHIRPCRGCQSCAAAPHACPLARTDDAEAVFAAIAAADVVLWTSPVYFYGLPAQAKALVDRSQRIWAGVEAGRPAGKGPLVLAALAAARPRGEQLFTGSLLGLKYFFASFGARMADTRTLRGLSCPGDLLSRPDLCAGLERWGRDWAARLAEARP
- a CDS encoding DUF4198 domain-containing protein, translated to MSLPRAALLGCMLSLAVSLTVPAPARAEVTLLIPSRTVIDAPAAKKGAEGQAVKAPAAKEARNGESGTEAPAAAVPADGEDKAQAAAQPAPPPLDEEVDMLISLMRPREHAAQPLEMPQLFAVLRHDAGTRFVNGTPQPERRDLLGDMEESLYLDTRAWGANVAIDRPGLYQFITETRPRLNAERQCFEQQYVKSILPVCGVEDGWDRPAGLRLEILPLTRPFGLTAGSSFTGRALGPDGPLAHARVYMDRIRTEKKTGPLPWQHDLEARTGADGQFTFTPGAPGWWCCVVEVPGQPLKGPDGQPMPLVLGSVLWLYVDAAEQPDKNR